The DNA region CAGACGCTTTACGTTTCAGCATTATCATGATAACAAGTCAGGGCCAGGACGTTTATTTATCAGAAGATAAGTTTGAAATAGGGAGAAACTTTGCCAATAAGATTTGGAACGCTTCACGATTTCTTATGATGAATTTTGAAGATGTATCAGAACAAAAATTAGATAACTATAAAGATATGCTTACTGTCGAAGACAGATATATTTTATCGCGCATGAATTTGACAATAAAAAATGTAAATAAAGCGCTCGGTGAATACCGTTTTAATGAAGCATGTCATCTGATATATGATTTTTTCTGGCATTATTATTGTGATCGATACATTGAGTCAGCAAAACTCGATCTTTATAGTGAAAACGACAAAGATAAGATTAAAACAAAGGTAGTTTTAAAGACTGTTCTTGAAACTTCGATGAAACTCTTACATCCTTTTATGCCGTACATCACAGAAGAAATATGGCGAAAACTTAATGGTGAAAGTAGTGACACTAAAAAAACTATAATGCACGCTCAGTGGCCACAGGTAAATAAGGTATTTATTGATGAAAAGATAATCTCTAAAGTAGAAAAAAAGTATGAGATGATACGGTGTGGGAGAAACTTAAGGACAGAATATAAAATACCGCCTAAAAACGAAGTTGAATTCATTTTTAAAGCGGTAAGTGAAGAGGGTAAAAAATTCTTTGAGTCTGAAAAACCGAATATTATGAAACAGCTTAAAGCATCACAGTTTGATATAGTCGATGAGTTTACTCCCGATAGACCAATGGTATCAAATGTATGTGAAACAGGTACGGTCTATCTTTCTTTGGAGGGTAATCTTGATCTCGATGCGGAAAAAGATCGATTGCAAAAATCGATAGAGAAGCTCGGAACACAGATTGAACAGATCAATAAAAAATTATTGAATAGAAACTTTGTTGAACGAGCACCAAAAGAAGTTGTTGAAAAAGAAGAAAATAATAAAAAAGAACTCGAAGAAAAGATAAAGAAAATCGAAACAAATATTTCACACCTGCAATAGTTTCAATATCTCTAATAATTATCATGAGTAAATTAAAATTAGATCTCCACGACATATTTAATAAAGGCAAGAAGATTGAGGATGCTCTTGCATCTATCATGAACGATGCGGTAAAAAAGAAGATAAAAACCGTTGAAATCATTCCAGGAAAAGGTTCGGGTCAGCTCAAAAAGAAAGTAATAAAGTTTCTTGAAAAAAATAAGGGGATGTATCACCGCATAGAGAAAGATTCGCATAATTGGGGTAGACTTTTTGTCCATTTCAAACATAACTAGCTTTGCTAGTTTTAACGCAAGGTTATTGTTCTCTGAAAAGGATTCTTTAAAATAAAAGAACACGCAGTGTTTTACCAGTATCCCCATTTCCCTGTCATAAGGACATAGATTCCGAGGCATAGGTTTGTTGTTGCGTGCGCAACGATACAATCAAAAATATTTTTTCGGTGATAAAGGATGATGTTGTATATAATTGCGGTAACACATGCTGCAATCCATTCCCATGACTGATGCCCAAAAGTAAAAAGCAAAATACTTCCAATGCATGAAAACCAGGTAAATGCGCCAATAGGCACTTTAGTAAAATCATTTGAGTTAATAAGGTAGCGAATAACGAGTGAACGAATAAACAATTCTTCAAAGAGGGGGACTATAAGAACAGCTCCTCCAAGACGAAAACTTACAAGGAATGTGGTTATGTAGATGTTTCCTGAAAGTGGGTTGTAGCCCTCTGCTGGTGGGTGTAGCTTATCAAAGGGCATATATTCAGTCAGTCCTATCCATAAAAAGAATACGAGGACGCCAAGAATAATAGACAGAAATGAAAAAGAAAAACGTATTTCCTTATATTTTTTCCACCAATATACTAAAAGACCCGCCGTAACCAGCGTTTGAATAGGATATATTAAGATAGCGAAGCTACCAAAATATGAAGAAAAAGAGCCAATTAAGATAAAAGCAATGTACGGAACGATATAAGGTGCTATAATCAAAAATGTTTTCATACTGTATTTTTTAGCAGATATTTTATAAAAAAGAAATATAATTATAATAATCTTAAAATATGAAATGATATAAATAATAAGAATTGGAGATTCTATGAACGAAGTGCATTTTAATTTAATCGCAAAAGAAATGAAACTCGATCCAAAACGTGTTCTTGCCGCAGTGTTGCTTCTTGACGGTGGTGCTACGGTACCCTTTATTGCACGATATAGAAAAGAATTAACAGATACTCTTGATGAGGTACAAATTACTGATATACGCGATAGGATCAATCAGCTGCGTGATCTCGATAAACGACGTGATGCGATTATTAAGTCTCTTGAAGAAAGAAAACTGCTTACTGAAACACTCAAGAAGAAGGTAATGGCTGCAGAATCTCTTACCGTACTAGAAGATATATACCTGCCGTATCGACCAAAAAAACGTACCAAAGCAACAGTGGCAAAAGAAAAGGGTCTGGAACCACTGGCAAAATTGATTTTTGAACAAACAGATGTTGATCTTATCGCGGCTACAAAAAAATATGTTAATAAGAAAAAAGGCGTGGAAGGCAGTGAAGATGCACTTGCAGGTGCTCGTGATATTGTTGCCGAATGGATGAATGAAGATCAGGGTATACGTGCAAAGATGAGAGAGCTGTTTGCGGCTGAAGGATTGATTAGGTCAAAAGTCTGTAAAGGTAAAGAAAAAGACGGCATTAAGTATAAAGACTATTATGAATGGGAAGAAAAAATAGCTACCGCGCCTTCACACCGTATTCTTGCTATTCGAAGAGGTGAAAGTGAAGGGTTTTTAATGGCACGCATCACTCCGCTTGAAGAAGATGCTGTTTCATTGATGGATCAATATTTTGTTAAAAATAGTACTGAGTCAGCTCAGCAGGTAAAACTTGCAGCACATGACGGTTACAAGAGATTATTATCTGTAGGTATGGAAACAGAAGTGCGGCTATCATCAAAGAAACGTGCTGATGAAGAGGCTATAACCGTATTTGTTGAAAATTTAAGACAGCTTCTTTTAGCATCTCCTCTTGGAGAGAAAAATGTACTTGCTATTGATCCCGGTTTTAGAACAGGGTGTAAAGTTGTGGCTATTAATAAACAAGGGAAATTTCTTTTTACTGAAGTGATATATCCTCATGGATCAGAATTTAGTGCCTCAGAAGCAACTGAAGCAGTAGTGAGTATGTGTAAAAAATATGAAATAGAAGCAATTGCGGTAGGTAACGGTACTGCGGGTAGAGAGACAGAAGCATTTGTTAGAGATATTAAGGCGCTAAACAAAATACCTGTGATACTAGTCAATGAAAGCGGAGCATCTATTTATTCTGCGTCTGCAGTTGCCCGTGAAGAATTTCCTGATCAGGATCTTACGGTACGTGGGGCTGTGTCTATTGGCAGGCGGCTCATGGATCCTTTATCAGAACTTGTTAAGATCGATGCAAAATCGATTGGTGTCGGTCAATACCAGCACGATGTAGACCAGAATGCGTTAAAAAATAGTCTTGATGATGTTGTTGTTAGCTGTGTAAATGCGGTAGGTGTTGAAGTAAATACATCAAGCAAACAGCTTCTGACCTATGTATCCGGTGTTGGACCAAAGTTAGCGCAATTAATTATAGAATATCGAAATGAAAATGGTCCTTTTACAACAAGAAAAGAACTGCTCAAAGTGTCGACACTTGGACCAAAAGTATTTGAACAGGCAGCAGGTTTTTTGCGTATACGTGGCGCAAAGAATAAACTTGATTGTAGTGCGGTACACCCTGAAAGCTATCATGTAGTTGAGGCTATGGCTAAAGATCTGGGTAGTACAGTAACTGATATTATATCTGACAGCTCACTTCAAAATAAGATAGATCTGAAGAAATATGTTACTGATACAGTGGGGTTACCGACTTTGCAGGACATTGTAAAAGAATTAGCGAAGCCGGGAAGAGATCCCCGCAAAGAATTTGAAGAGATAAAATTCCAGGATGGTGTAACAACAATGGATGATCTTAAAGTGGGGATGAAACTCACCGGAGTAATAACCAATATTACTGCATTTGGAGCATTTGTTGATATAGGCGTCCATCAGGACGGATTAGTCCATATCAGCCAAATGTCAGACGGTTTTGTGAAGAGTCCCGCTGATGTAGTAAAAGTCCAACAAAAGGTTACCGTAACCGTAATGGAAATTGATAAAGACCGAAAACGCATCGCTCTATCTATGAAGACCAAACTCGAGAAAGATTTTTCTCTCAAAAAAGACCATCCTAAAAAGGCGAGCCCATCGCAAAAGAGTGATTCATCTATGAGTGACTTTGGAAAAAAACTGATGGAAGCAGCTTTAAAGTCACAATAATTGTTATTACTCATATTTATAAGGTGCGCCTTTTTTTTGTTTGCAACACATATGAATTAAGTTATAATTTAGGATGTTATGAAGAAAAAAAGACATAAAAGCACTAAGTCAAGCGAGTTTCTGAGCGAGGAAATGGAATGGCTTTATCTTACACCTGCCCAGAGAATGCATGAGACAACAAAGTTATGGCAATTATTTATTGCTATGCGAGGGAACCTTGATCCTGAACCCGATCCTCAAAGTCCTTTCTATTTTCAAAAAAAATAAAGTCAAAGGCCTTTTAATTGGCGGCCAGGCATGCATTATTTACGGTGCAGCTGAATTTAGCCGTGATTCTGATTTTGTTGTACTTTGTAAAGAAGATAATTTACAGAGAATACGCATTGCATTAAAGGAATTGAAAGCTAAGATTATTTATGTCCCCCCATTAGAAATTGAATATTTAGAGCGTGGTCATGCCTGCCATTTTAGGTGCGTTGCCAGAGATGTACAGGGTTTACGGGTGGACGTAATTTCTAAACTCAGAGGTTGTGAACCGTTTGATGAATTATGGAAGCGAAGGAAGAGGATAATTTTGACAAGAACCAATTCTGTAGATGTAATTGGACTTAAAGATCTTGTCCAGTGTAAAAAAACTCAGCGGGATAAAGATTGGTTAATGCTTAAACGGCTGGTTGAAAATGACATTATTATAAACAAAGATAAGTGTCCATCCGATGATAAAATAAGATGGTGGCTTTTTGAATCCCGAATACCCGAAACCCTTATTAAGTTGACAGAGAAGTATCCTAAAATTGTAAAAAATTGCATATCTGATAGACCGTCTTTAATCTCAGCCATAAAAAAAGATTTACAAAAACTTAACGTGCAACTTCAAGAAGAAGAACGTGTAGAACGAGAGAAAGATATAGAGTATTGGACTCCCTTGAAAAAGGAACTGGAATTATTACGCAGGAAATTAAGATAGTTTATAGATTATATTAATAATTGGAATGCACGAAGTATAGTGAAAAGCATCCCAAGCCGGTTTAAGGGGTATTATTTTTATGAGAGACCTCTTTCCCTTGGACTTACAGTGGTCCTGAAAGCGGAATAGAGGGAAAAGGCAATAAAGGGAGTTGAGCCCTTATTCACTCTAAAACCTTATTAAGTTGACAGAGAAGTATCCTGAAATATGAGAAAAAACTGCATATCTGATAGATCGCTCTTTATTTATACAAAAATCAACAGTGTTGCACTGTAATTATTACGATTTGTAAGTGCTTTATATATAGTGATATATAATTATTTACCCCCCCCCAGCCCTTGACAAACCTTTTATTATCAGGTATAGTTCATTTATGAAACGAAAAAAGAAGAGGTCTGTACATAAACGGTATCTGAATAACAGAAAGAGTGAATTATGAAAGCATATTCTATCTCAATGTATCGGATGACACCCTTGATGAAGGTTATTAGTCTTGTTGTAGCATTTATTTTTATTTTTACTTCTACTACATTTGCTATTCCTCGCACAATGTTGGATGTAACCCAGTCCAAAGGGGTGCAATCTGTTTCAAAAGAAGCGGAGCTAACCTATCACATTAATCCGGCAAAATTTCTTGTGCCTGAAAATTTCGGTATGGTTACCGAACGGTTCATATCATCAGGAACAAAAAATGCAAAGAAACTCATTATCCAGATACAGGATTCTCATTGCAATTATGAAGCGCAAAAGAATATATCGAAAATGATTCAGATAATGGCTACGGATAAATCAACAGCCGGGGCACTGAAAATGATTTCAGTAGAAGGATCGCAAGGTGTCGCAAATTTTGATTATGAGCGTTCTTTCCCTAACAGGGAAATCAGAAGCCAAACAAGCGATTATTTTATGAAAATAGGCTGGCTTACCGGACCGGAATTGTATGAGATAGATTCAAAAGATAAGCCGCTACTTTTTTTTGGAGCGGAAGATAAAGATCTATACGAGAAAAATCTAGATTATTTCTTGAAGAGCAAAAAGGATATAGCGCGTGAACATGCATTTATAGATAAGGTATTGAGTGTAATAGCTGTTTTGAAAAGAAAAATATTTTCTAAGGCAATGCTTAATCTCGCACAGAAACGTCAAGAATGGGATGGTGGTATTCTACAGTTTACGGATTATTGCGGCTATATAGATAATCTAGCCTTAAAACACGGATTCGGGGAAAAAGGCGCAAAATATTTTAG from Candidatus Ancaeobacter aquaticus includes:
- a CDS encoding Smr/MutS family protein, translated to MSKLKLDLHDIFNKGKKIEDALASIMNDAVKKKIKTVEIIPGKGSGQLKKKVIKFLEKNKGMYHRIEKDSHNWGRLFVHFKHN
- a CDS encoding Tex family protein, which gives rise to MNEVHFNLIAKEMKLDPKRVLAAVLLLDGGATVPFIARYRKELTDTLDEVQITDIRDRINQLRDLDKRRDAIIKSLEERKLLTETLKKKVMAAESLTVLEDIYLPYRPKKRTKATVAKEKGLEPLAKLIFEQTDVDLIAATKKYVNKKKGVEGSEDALAGARDIVAEWMNEDQGIRAKMRELFAAEGLIRSKVCKGKEKDGIKYKDYYEWEEKIATAPSHRILAIRRGESEGFLMARITPLEEDAVSLMDQYFVKNSTESAQQVKLAAHDGYKRLLSVGMETEVRLSSKKRADEEAITVFVENLRQLLLASPLGEKNVLAIDPGFRTGCKVVAINKQGKFLFTEVIYPHGSEFSASEATEAVVSMCKKYEIEAIAVGNGTAGRETEAFVRDIKALNKIPVILVNESGASIYSASAVAREEFPDQDLTVRGAVSIGRRLMDPLSELVKIDAKSIGVGQYQHDVDQNALKNSLDDVVVSCVNAVGVEVNTSSKQLLTYVSGVGPKLAQLIIEYRNENGPFTTRKELLKVSTLGPKVFEQAAGFLRIRGAKNKLDCSAVHPESYHVVEAMAKDLGSTVTDIISDSSLQNKIDLKKYVTDTVGLPTLQDIVKELAKPGRDPRKEFEEIKFQDGVTTMDDLKVGMKLTGVITNITAFGAFVDIGVHQDGLVHISQMSDGFVKSPADVVKVQQKVTVTVMEIDKDRKRIALSMKTKLEKDFSLKKDHPKKASPSQKSDSSMSDFGKKLMEAALKSQ
- a CDS encoding CAAX prenyl protease-related protein; this translates as MKTFLIIAPYIVPYIAFILIGSFSSYFGSFAILIYPIQTLVTAGLLVYWWKKYKEIRFSFSFLSIILGVLVFFLWIGLTEYMPFDKLHPPAEGYNPLSGNIYITTFLVSFRLGGAVLIVPLFEELFIRSLVIRYLINSNDFTKVPIGAFTWFSCIGSILLFTFGHQSWEWIAACVTAIIYNIILYHRKNIFDCIVAHATTNLCLGIYVLMTGKWGYW